The Salvelinus fontinalis isolate EN_2023a chromosome 24, ASM2944872v1, whole genome shotgun sequence genome has a segment encoding these proteins:
- the LOC129822143 gene encoding high mobility group nucleosome-binding domain-containing protein 3-like: MPKRSKANNDTEVEPKRRSTRLSSKPTTPAKAEPKAKTPVKAAAKPKKVKGVVEKAKPEEKKEDPEEEAAPAENGEAKAEEAAEEEDADEPEKEEDEAE, translated from the exons ATGCCGAAAAGAAGCAAA GCAAATAATGACACTGAAGTTGAG CCAAAGAGGAGATCCACAAGGTTGTCATCT AAACCCACTACTCCGGCTAAAGCAGAGCCTAAGGCAAAG ACACCAGTCAAGGCAGCAGCCAAACCCAAAAAGGTAAAGGGGGTAGTAGAGAAGGCCAAGCCTGAGGAGAAAAAAGAAGATCCTGAGGAAGAAGCAGCACCGGCAGAAAACGGAGAGGCCAAAGCTGAG GAGGCAGCAGAAGAGGAAGATGCAGATGAGCccgagaaagaggaggatgaggcaGAATAA